A single window of Salvia splendens isolate huo1 chromosome 6, SspV2, whole genome shotgun sequence DNA harbors:
- the LOC121806423 gene encoding WAT1-related protein At4g08300-like, whose protein sequence is MASLVSFKPHMLMVLSQIGYTVMYIITEASFNHGMDPSVYVTYRHIVATLVMLPFAYFMERKTRPKLTKAIFVEIFVLSLLGVSLTLNMYFTSLKYTSPTLLACMVNTIASLTFILAIILRLEVVNIRSPRGIAKILGTGVSLAGVMTMTLYKGASLRKIGDALIHINGITSVVQEKWLKGSLLVVASCITWSIWYIMQAYTLKRYPAQLSLTTWMNAVGAAQSALYTAIVQHKRSAWTIGFDIDLWSTLYGGVVISGMVTYVQLWCMETKGPVFVTLFNPLSTVLVALLSYFVLGENLYIGSIIGGGVVVIGLYLLLWGKQHDESIRKETEDSKAPIFSQEENNIKGEA, encoded by the exons ATGGCCTCCTTGGTGTCCTTCAAGCCTCACATGCTCATGGTTCTGTCTCAGATAGGCTATACTGTGATGTATATCATCACTGAAGCTTCCTTCAACCATGGGATGGATCCCTCCGTCTATGTCACGTATAGGCACATCGTAGCCACTCTTGTTATGCTGCCTTTCGCCTATTTTATGGAGAG AAAAACAAGGCCAAAGCTGACAAAGGCTATATTCGTTGAGATTTTCGTACTTTCTCTACTCGG GGTGAGTTTAACTCTAAACATGTATTTCACAAGTTTGAAGTACACATCTCCAACACTGCTGGCATGTATGGTCAATACCATAGCTTCCTTGACATTCATACTAGCAATTATACTCAG ACTGGAGGTTGTAAACATCCGTAGCCCCCGTGGGATCGCGAAAATCCTAGGTACAGGGGTGTCGTTGGCAGGTGTGATGACGATGACATTGTACAAAGGAGCTTCGCTCAGGAAAATAGGAGATGCACTCATTCATATAAATGGAATCACATCAGTTGTTCAAGAGAAATGGTTGAAAGGCTCACTTCTTGTAGTTGCAAGCTGCATAACATGGTCCATTTGGTACATCATGCAGGCATATACTTTGAAACGGTATCCAGCGCAGCTGTCTCTAACAACATGGATGAATGCTGTTGGAGCAGCGCAGTCTGCTCTATACACGGCCATCGTACAACATAAACGATCTGCATGGACTATTGGCTTCGACATTGATCTCTGGTCTACCTTATATGGT GGAGTAGTCATTTCGGGCATGGTGACCTATGTGCAGCTGTGGTGCATGGAAACGAAGGGACCGGTCTTCGTCACTCTCTTTAATCCCCTTTCCACAGTGCTAGTTGCGCTTCTCTCATATTTTGTTCTTGGTGAAAACCTATATATTGGAAG CATAATCGGTGGTGGTGTTGTAGTAATTGGACTATATTTGCTTTTGTGGGGTAAACAACATGATGAATCAATAAGGAAAGAGACTGAAGATTCTAAGGCACCAATCTTCTCCCAAGAGGAAAACAATATCAAAGGAGAAGCATAG
- the LOC121809300 gene encoding protein tipD-like → MDGYPLLKKPKIEPQETAQKLWQDEEDEENNDEEMNEQIRNEQEEAIVALIEHRTKEVDHLRQRITYYKAQLDEAERKLEDTQNKLARHRGQKTSNASKKLTNGRKELDVERSKSPLTVPESSQKQSQRQDDVKPSGDNLNVTRRPSSPPYRNEGSSPDQTRSRPQILIPSVAPNISQRKTKESANKHPSNSASLLTLPTPTFVNTPAKSKGEKASKISSELDSATQPKSTKRKHEETEHKDLIKLIGKSSSPVTVRCQHGTLLPSQHKRKQRTLVLCPTNDQLFATSALDGVVNLWQVQNRGSSASLLSSTDCLSDKQRRWPEDIAWHPLGLKLFSVYSTDGGDSQISILNLNKGKERTRVHFLEDKPHTKGIINSIAFMPWDNKLFVTGGSDHGVVLWTEKAEEDSWTPKTLHKSFHSSAVMGIAGMQQKKIVMSVGADKRIIGYDVTTSKADYKHQIESKCMSVLPNPCDFNLFMVQTGTPERQLRLFDIRLRRTEIHDFGWSQERSDSQSALVNQAWSPDGLYITSGSADPVIHVFDIRYNARKPSQSIRAHHKRVFKAAWHHTLPLLISISSDLNIGLHKII, encoded by the exons ATGGATGGGTATCCCCTTCTGAAGAAGCCCAAAATCGAGCCACAAGAAACAGCGCAAAAACTCTGGCAAGATGAAGAAGACGAGGAAAACAATGATGAAGAAATGAACGAGCAAATCAGAAATGAGCAGGAAGAAGCGATTGTGGCCCTGATAGAACATCGCACCAAAGAAGTTGACCACTTGCGCCAGCGCATTACTTACTACAAGGCTCAG CTTGATGAAGCAGAGAGGAAGCTAGAGGATACCCAAAATAAATTGGCGCGTCATCGAGGACAGAAGACCTCAAATGCttcaaaaaaattaactaaTGGAAGGAAAGAGCTAGATGTTGAAAGATCTAAGAGTCCTTTGACGGTTCCCGAAAGTTCTCAAAAACAGTCTCAACGCCAGGATGACGTGAAGCCCTCTGGAGATAATCTGAATGTTACCAGAAGACCATCCAGCCCTCCATATAGAAACGAAGGTTCCTCTCCTGACCAAACTCGGTCAAGACCACAAATTCTAATTCCTTCTGTGGCTCCAAACATTTCCCAACGCAAGACAAAGGAATCTGCAAACAAGCATCCCAGTAATTCTGCATCACTGCTCACTTTACCAACACCAACTTTTGTCAATACCCCTGCTAAGTCCAAGGGAGAAAAAGCTTCTAAAATATCATCTGAGCTGGATTCCGCAACACAACCAAAAAGTACAAAGAGGAAGCATG AGGAGACTGAACATAAAGATCTAATCAAGTTGATTGGCAAAAGCTCTTCACCTGTCACCGTACGCTGTCAGCATGGGACACTTTTACCTAGTCAACacaaaagaaagcaaagaaCTCTTGTTCTCTGTCCAACAAATGATCAATTATTTGCTACCAG TGCCTTGGATGGAGTAGTCAACCTGTGGCAAGTACAAAACCGAGG TTCTAGTGCAAGTCTTTTGAGTAGTACTGATTGTCTATCTGACAAGCAAAGGAGATGGCCAGAAGATATAGCATGGCATCCTCTTGGATTAAAACTTTTTTCAGTTTATAGTACAGATGGTGGTGATTCTCAGATATCAATTTTAAATCTAAACAAGGGAAAAGAG AGAACACGTGTGCACTTTCTTGAAGACAAGCCCCACACTAAGGGCATTATCAACAGCATTGCATTCATGCCATGGGACAATAAATTGTTCGTAACTGGTGGAAGTGATCATGGTGTCGTTCTTTGGACTGAGAAAGCCGAAGAAGACTCATGGACACCTAAAACATTGCACAAATCTTTTCACTCCTCTGCCGTGATGGGGATTGCTGGAATGCAGCAAAAAAAGATTGTGATGTCTGTTGGTGCAGACAAGCGGATTATCGGGTATGATGTGACAACTTCCAAAGCAGATTATAAACATCAGATAGAAAGCAAATGCATGAGTGTTCTACCAAATCCATGCGACTTCAACCTCTTTATGGTTCAAACGGG GACTCCGGAGAGACAGCTTAGACTGTTTGACATCAGATTGAGGCGAACGGAGATTCATGACTTTGGGTGGTCTCAAGAGCGCAGTGATTCACAGTCGGCTCTTGTTAATCAGGCTTGGTCTCCGGATGGTTTGTACATAACATCTGGGTCAGCTGACCCTGTAATCCATGTCTTTGACATCAGATACAATGCTCGCAAACCATCCCAGTCAATACGAGCTCATCACAAACGAGTTTTCAAAGCAGCATGGCACCATACCCTCCCTCTCCTCATCTCCATATCTTCAGACTTGAACATTGGGTTGCACAAAATCATCTGA